One window from the genome of Eublepharis macularius isolate TG4126 chromosome 15, MPM_Emac_v1.0, whole genome shotgun sequence encodes:
- the LOC129343716 gene encoding phospholipase A2 inhibitor NAI-like: protein MKALLSTCLLFGLFSPVALMECYSCTGEECATPKIKSCRDDQDACVSAVSNVKMGEFLPELLIPAKRCGKTQDCLDTQFSMQTEEGGRFRSIRECCFSDKCNNVNVSLSEPVEHPPNQILCPSCFDLDSENCTEGGKVMICTGDETKCVEGVIEMKISLLGYAINMFIQGCGTPSMCTARFPMESVSSGETKFNIKGIRCIDGIEYLTV, encoded by the exons ATGAAGGCACTCCTCAGCACATGTCTCCTTTTTGGCctcttttctccag TGGCACTGATGGAATGCTATTCCTGTACGGGAGAGGAGTGCGCAACACCAAAAATTAAGAGCTGCCGAGATGACCAAGATGCCTGTGTTTCGGCCGTATCTAATGTCAAAATGG GCGAATTCTTACCAGAATTACTCATTCCTGCCAAGCGATGTGGTAAGACCCAAGACTGCTTGGACACCCAATTCAGCATGCAAACAGAAGAGGGTGGGCGCTTCCGTTCCATTCGTGAGTGCTGCTTCAGTGACAAGTGCAATAACGTGAATGTCTCTC TGTCAGAGCCTGTGGAACATCCTCCCAATCAGATACTATGCCCCTCCTGCTTTGACTTGGATTCCGAGAACTGCacagaaggggggaaagtgaTGATCTGCACTGGTGATGAGACGAAATGTGTTGAGGGAGTCATAGAGATGAAAATAA GTCTTCTAGGGTATGCAATTAATATGTTTATCCAAGGATGTGGAACACCAAGCATGTGCACTGCTAGATTTCCAATGGAGAGTGTATCGTCTGGTGAAACGAAATTCAACATCAAAGGAATTCGGTGTATCGACGGCATTGAATACTTGACAGTGTAG